The genomic region CGAtgaaatgggggggggggggcggggctttggccgaaaaacctccgatgccaaagttagaatttagagagaaaaatgtttggagagtttttgggagttttgcaagagtgtggaacctagctttttagagaaaatagggtcatatatatagggaatggAGGTGGCCGGCCCTCAGaggttttttgtgtgaaaatgggtgatttaattggtgattaatggattaattaggaattaatccattaattagccaattaatctccatttatatggaataatttgtaggttatgaagtaattacctaagatgaggatggatgagataatttggaatttgctacctattttggacactctTGGCTTGATTAAAGAATGATTGTCTATTGCTCGCGTGTAGGACAACCGGTGTGTCTCAGGGATAACTTTGTcctttttaccaaaaatccacgtgtcgccttgtgattatttttggctccacatcaTGGTTCTCAACAACGTTCAACAAAATTAGTAGGAGTTTACaacattatgttttttttaagaacttttataaataactAATTAGTCATCACCATGACATGGCACTGAAAACAATGATGCTTATATATTATGGTGCGATCTACACcgatctctttttctctctaaaatttaacaatttaacctaCTAGCGCTaaagtttataaaataaaataataatcacCATTCCATTGCATGATTGAGTGGTCATTTTCACAAACACCATATCTACACGCTCATGAAGGGCTCTCACTCCCACCTCTGTAAAGGATACATCCCAGTAGACCCAACCCAACTATGGGCTAGTACCTTTAATTTGAATTCATGATGTTACAAATTCACTCAAGTTATGAAGAAATAGAGTTTATgcatattttatgattttgaaGACACCAATGCATATTATTACGTTAATTTATCGGGAGAGGAGGTGAGGTTGAACCCGAAAGCATGAGTTGGGCAAGCACTTTCTTTCGACCCTTTGTGGTGAAAAATCTTCCTAATGAGGCTCATTCTGcttggttttgaaatttttgtaactTTGCTTGCCGTAGAAGAATTCTGTATAAGCTGTTGTAGAGAAAGGAGGAAATGAGAACATGTTGGAGCACGATTTGCTAACCTACTTAGAGACAGTTGATGAAGTAGTCAGTCGGACTTGACAAATATTGGAAATTAGAAAGAGTTTCAAGGAGTTAGGGATACTTATTCGGCACAAGCCAAAATCCTCTGACACTCAAGTCAGTGGATGTTTTGAGAACTTTAATCTATCAGGCATGAGAGCCTTGTAGGTAACAAAAGCAATGTtcgaagaagaggaagacatTGAACTCTCTTGCTTCTTCTTTTGATGCTACTCCATAGAGAAATCGGGAATGGACCTAACAGTTATGGGCAAGTGTAAGGCCATCAATTACACAAACCTGACACCTGACACCTAATACCTGACGTCAAGTTCGAAAGTATACGTAAAATAATGTAAAAGACACGTTCTGGAACTATGACATATTGCTTTGAATtcttaacataaaaatattaacTTGACTGTCGAAAAATCTATGTGTGGCATCACACCAATGCTACCATAGCTTTCGAAGATCAATGTGTTAGGCAGATTATTCTATCCATTTTGGACACATACAGATTGTATTCCAACATATCCCAAACACATTGAaagacaaaattaaaaagtaaaaaaaaaaatgaaaaaaatcaaGTAAAGAGAATATGCTTACCTTCTATCCTGAAATTTTTGCACCTCTCTTTTGGGTCCTTCCATCAAGTGTGCAAAAGCTTACCGAATCAACGGTAAACGTCATGTCACAGTGGGTCCCCGCGTCCTGTAACGATGCCCAACCCCTCCCGGGCCCTCCTCATCTTATACAATCATGACCGTCCTCTGAACCCAACGCCATCACAACCGTCGAATGTACCCCAAAGTGGTCCCCACCCCCACTTCACATGCCCCAGAGTTCCTTCGCAAGCTGCCACGTGTCCAGAGCTCACATGCAAGCTCTATTCTTTCACAAAAGAAGCGCCAAGGAATTTGGATCGAATTCGCTTCCCATTATCTGCTTGGCTCGTTTAATGCGTACCTTTCAATCACTCACTCCCTTGTTCCCCCAATTCCGTGAAAACATAATAATCCCAATCTTCGATTCCCAATCGCTTTTTTGCTCTCAAGTTTCCAGGTGATTTCTGAATTTCCTGCCTAATTGTTCATCGCATTTCGTGTTAATTCGTTGCGTTTAGTTTCATTTGTGTcaatctgtttggttgccgggaAAATTGTGTTGAAAGTGAAAGAAAATTTGAGGttttgagtttttctttttgttaggTTCGTCAGACCTCAGAATGTGTGAAGACTCgggatttaataaaaaaaatttatcttttgtttcattttgttgaaaCTTTGGATTTGGTTCAGGATCATCTTaatgaattatggtgtttggatttgaatATCTCAATTGTTCTTCATCGCAATCGTGTTGATTCATTGTGTTTAGGCCCATTTTCTGTCTGACTGTTTGGTTGCCGGGAAAATAATGTAGAAACTGGGGGAAAACTCGGAGATTAGAGctattgggtttttgttttgtttaaaagACTCGGATTGAACTTCTGAAATTAGTTGGGTGaagaacaaattttttttttttttttttttttttttttttaaatttcaaactttGGATTTGATTGAGGATCATCTTAATGAAATCAGATGTTTGAATTTGGATTTAGAATGGTTTTacggatgtttttttttttgtatattatAAATTCGGTGCAGGTTTGCGTTGGATATAGGATAGTCATGGATCGGCTCGAAGCTCCTGCCCGGCTAATGATAGTTTCAGATCTTGATCATACAATGGTAGGTTCTGTAACTGGTTTTGTCATCGTGGATTCGCTTCGTTCCCTTTCTGCAGCAATTTTAGTGGTGAATGCTTCCATTGCAGGTTGATCATCACGACACTGAGAACCTTTCCCTGCTTAGATTTAATTCTTTGTGGGAGGCGAATTACCGTCACGATTCTCTGCTGGTTTTTTCTACTGGAAGGTCACCGACATTGTACAAAGAACTGAGGAAAGAGAAACCCATGTTAACACCAGATATAACAATAATGTCTGTGGGGACTGAGATAACATATGGTAACGCAATGGTTCCTGATGATGGCTGGGTTGAGGTTCTGAATAAAAAATGGGATAGGAACGTAGTCAAAGAGGAAGCCAGCAAATTTTCTGAGCTTAAACTTCAGGTATATTTTATAGGTTATCCGCATTTGATGAGTGTCTCTCATTGTGTCATGCCGTGAATTCTGATGGAGAACTATATTTAACTAAACTGAAGTGAGCACACAAGAAACTAGTATGCAAATGAAATTTCTGAAGTATTAAACTTTATGTGAAATTCAGGCAGAAACAGAGCAACGGCCGCACAAGGTTAGCTTTTATGTCGAGAAAGCCAAGGCTCAGGCAGTGACAAAGGTTCTTTCAGAAGTTTTTGAAAGGCATGGGGTAATGTATATAACTCTTAGATAGCGAAAACTGTATAATTGTTTCCAGAGGAAAATTTATTGCTTTTGGAGTGTCAGATGGTATTGTTGCTCTTTCTATTGACCTAGTTGTTGCTTCATCTTTGGTTAGTTGGATGTGAAGATAATCTACAGTGGAGGAATGGATTTGGATATATTACCACAAGGTGCTGGCAAAGGACAAGCTCTTGCATATTTGCTTAAGAAATTTAAGAGTGAGGGAAGTTCACCCGTCAACACTCTTGTTTGTGGTGACTCTGGAAATGATGCTGAGCTTTTTAGCATCCCAGAAGTTTATGGTGTCATGGTTTGTAACTTTGTAGCTCaactttttcttcaaatttaagcCCCGTCTGCAAAATGAGGTTTTCCACATTAATTGGTTGCTGATCCTGCAGGTTAGCAATGCCCAAGAAGAATTGTTGCAGTGGCATGCTGAAAATGCTAAGGGTAACACAAGGATTATTCATGCAACAGAGAGATGTGCAGCTGGAATCATACAAGCCATTGGCCACTTCAAGCTAGGTCCAAGTTTGCCCCCAAGGGATATTGCAGATTTTTCTGACTATAAACTGGAGAATCCAAATCCTGGTCATGAACTAGTAAAATTTTTCTTGTTCTATGAGAAATGGAGACGCGCAGAAGTTGAGAATTCAGAGATCTATTTGGCAAGTATGAAAGCGGATTGCGTATGTTTATATCTTCCTTTCTCCTAAATACTGAGTTTTATGGTATTACaccattttatatttattgtataattttaGGCTGTCAGAAGAATTATCATCTTTTCCATCTTTGGAAATACTTCATTTCTATACAAATATAACTTAGTCGTATTGTGATTAGACAAAGCAGTGGAGGTGAGCATGTATGATGCCATGTTACATGAGAGCTGATATGAGGTTTTGGGATCAATTGACATTGACCATGCATGCTTCATGTTTATCACTATTGACATTTtggtatattttgttttataagaCATCAAAATATACGAAGATAGTgaactgaaaaaaaatgaaattaccaGTCATGTTTGGACAATGTGTATGGGTTTCTTATCTGCATGCCAGAGTGTGAACTTGCTCAATTTTCTTGGGTGCATGCTGCATTGTCCAAATCTACAACATCTTTAGAAAGAGAAATCATTCCTTTGAAATTATTATTGAACCCTTAAAATTGTTGAGTGTCAGCATTTGGTTCCAATTCGCTGAAAACAACTgtaaaaacatttatttttctGGTTTAATTCTGGGTTAAATCCTGGGATTGAGTTAACTTTTTCTGTGTACTTTCGTAAAAATAAACAGACCTTGGATATTTTGGTGTAGTTATTTCGCATCATATGTTTCCCTTTTGCATCACCTTAATTGTGTTCGTCTCATCAGCTACTaacatttaattatgttttcttTGGGTCAGTCTCCATCTGGTACATTTGTCCATCCTTCTGGAGTTGAGCACTCTCTTTCTGACAGCATAAATGCTCTGAGAAACTGTTACGGAGACAAACAGGGAAAACAATTTCAGGTTTGGGTGGATGGTGTATTAGCTACTCATGTTGGTTCAAACACATGGCTAGTGAAGTTCGATAAGTGGGAATTATCCGGTTAGACTTTccatctttctcttcttctccttctatTTGAGCAATTGAGCAATCCAACATGTTGATAATATTTGATGAATATTCTTTTAGAATTTAAGAACATTAATATTTCTGAGAGACGGCTTCGTGGAATATGCTACATGCGATATCTTATTCATATCCTGCATTTGaagattttaatgaaaataaaattgcatCCTTTTTTATGGACTATCACGAATCCTGGTCATTGACGTTGTAGGAAAAAGTTGTATATATTTAAACGTATCATGACTATCTAGGTTGTAGCACCATATACGTGCACATTTCTGCTGCTCTGTTGACTCTACTCCTGATTGCAGGTGAAGAACGTTATGCAACAAAGGGAACTGCTGTTATAAGTTCAAAGGTAAGAGATGAGATTGTGATTGGTTAATGTCCTCCAGCACTCCCGCTTTAACATTTTCTAAGATCATATTATCGGGTTTCAGGGTTCTGGTGTTTCAGATGGTTTCACTTGGATTCGAGTGCACCAAACGTGGTACAAAGGATATGAAGCAAAAGATGATTCGACGTGGTTCTTCTAAGTTGTGATTACAGGTTCATTTCAAAGGTCTATAGACCCTGAAATTTCTTCTCTGAAAATAATTGTGTATGTTTAATATTCAAGTTGTGGTAAAAATCACTAATCATCAGCTACACGGAGATGGTTTACTGGATGATAATTCACTTCGAAAGAAATAACAGTAAGGCTGTCAATCGGCTTCGTTCGacataaacgtttcataaactAAAACAGATGACACAGAAGAATGAGAATGATGTCATCAATGAAAATTCTTTCGTCTACGTAAAATTTGCATGCAATCATGGCTCATAGTTTCATGAATTGTAGCGATTTTGACATTTCttttttgttagtttaatttttACTTAACATAACTATTCACagaatgattaaaatgattgatggtgaacaatctcaaaagaccatttgtattgatttgaaatctcaggaaccattttggctaaaaaaccttatGAAAATGACCACTCAATCATGCAATGGTATGGtgattttttttccataaacGTTAGCATTAGTAGGTTAGATTGTTAAATGTTAGGGAAAAAAGGAGATCAGTGTGGATCGAACCTGCACCAAAGTACATAGGCATTATTACTTTCTGTGCAATCGCATGGTGATGACTGATTAGTTATTTGTTATTTGTAAAGAACTTTTAAAGAATAAATAATGTTGTAAACTCCAACTAATTTTGGTTGATTGTTGTTAAGAACCATGACACTTATCTTTGCTTGGCACCAATGAAGGAGAAGTTAATataataggatttttttttttttacctataaaaagtagggataaaaacacttaaaaatatttgcaaGAGAATAAGATTATTATTGTAGAAACGGTTCAAGCAATATCAATTTTTACAAGGATTGATATGaacaaaatgtttttagaaccaattattagttaattatttaaaacacaTTCTTAAGAAAAGAATTGAGATTGtgaaattaaaagataaaacaagaagcaaaataattaaaagtgaaaAGGAATTAGACTTGgcaaaaacacaaaagaatGAAATTGTTTTTGGAAAATTCAAACTATAAATAGGACTAGGGTTTAGCTGTCGTCATTAACAATATTATGCAATTCTATTAATTACTTATGAGTTGCCACACGCATGCATTGAAAGTTAGGTTTTTCTAATGCCTATTCTCTTCTTAATATTCAAACAagaatgtatatctaacatgcaatccgtcgATGTTCAAATTAAATATAGACAtgtaagactcattaagttttgtgaaagccttttgaaaaaccatgcaaccctaaGAGCATGATGCTCaccttaagtgaaattacaattatcaatcacaagaagccctcctcAGTTTCAAAGTGATGTTCGAAaataaattgcatcaaattacttgtctaaacatcttaatggtgatcaagcattaagacatatagatagtttaaaaccgatgattaataattcaaagcaagcgTGCATAATTTCACAAGTGAATTGAAAGAACTACATATTCATGGTAAGGTTTATAGCCTTGTCCTAGCAAAAGGAAATTAGTTATGCATAACCATAATTAAAAAGCAAGGTAAATACTTTTGAGAAGAAAAGGATGGAAACACATAGTAATTGAAATATGCAAACCACAAGCCTATGTTGAGTTCTCTCTCAGCATCTAGAGAAACCTACCTTGATAAGGTCTTTTTAAAAtctagaaaaaaaacaaaaaaacaaaaaaaaaaaaaccaaaaaggatAACTTAAAATCACAATCCTAAACTAACTTGGCAATCTGCCTAATCAGAAATCCTTCATGTTTCTGGACCAAACCAGCTCTAAAACTGGAACAAGATGTCTTGTTTTAAAGCAGGTCGTCCTTTACAACTTTGTAGAAGGGCCCAACTTCATAAAACATCATCTTCATGCCCAAAAGTCATAATTAATCCTAATAGGCCAATCTGCCAGAACTGTGTGCTGGTCCTTAAATAATTCGCCACGTTCAAACGCCTTGGAataaaatgttgaaattttggtACAACCTTCTTGACAGACTCATGAACGCACTCCAAATGGAATTactcaaaaatttcattaatagAGAACAAAAGAAGTTACATTTATTCTGGGGATATAAAACTTTACCTCTCATAAATTCATAATGCAAGAGAAAAGAAGAACATaataaaaaagaggaaaaacatAAACCTGACCCTTATTaagcaaaagaaaatacaagaagAAAATGGAGGCAAATGACCGAACCCCTATACAACAAAACTTAAAAGGTAAGAACCTGCAAAATAAGttgcaaaacaaacaaacaaataaactatggaaaaaaaaaatcacacatcAATAAGGGGAGACAAACTCGTAAGTTGAGGAGaattttttcaatgtgatcggtaTACGAggtggtacaccatgtgttaATATACAAATTGtgggatatatgtgttaaaaagttaataacttaaaaaacaaaatttcctaccacttatataaaaacacgtggtgtaccctCCGTGTTCCGGTCACAATAAAAAACTTCTCTAAGTTGAGATGCCTAATATTTGAATGTAGAAAAGGAAGAGTCTCTAAGAGTGGAGTTGCATGCTAAAGAAGTGAAGACAAGGACAACATTAAACAGGCTAATTTTCGACAATCCTTCTCGAATATGTATGAGTGCAACGGAAAATCATGTATTGCAACTGTGAAAAAtaattgggtaaagtacaaaaaattacctcaactattggtgtcacgacactttcatacttcatcttttaaaattaacaatgttataccttatcttacgaatttgcaccaatgtcagacctccgtcagtttttctgttacttttgctgttaaatgttgacgtggccaGAAAAGGGatccattaaaaaattaattaaatattaaaaaaaagtaattaaatattaaaaataaaaaaggaatacATGATCACACGTACCCACACGTACTGACTCCCTCAATCCAACTTCCCACGTGTCAAAGTCGAAGTTGCCCTTCACGACACGTACGTACAGCATGGGATGAAAACCAACTTAATTCAAACATTCAAATCTTATCAAAAGAAAAACCCTTATCtactttaaatccaaattccaaTCCCTCCACCGCTccaccactctctctctctctctctctctctctataaagaTGTCTTCTTCTTTTGGATCTCTGATCTGATAGAGACTGAGAGACCAATAGTAGGGTCGTTATAAACtcacaatatatacatatatgggtTTGAGAGTCGTTTACGGGCTGCTGTTCCTGTCCTTCTCGTGTGCCTGCATCAATCTCATTCACCTCATGCTTCACCCACTATTCTACTACACCACCTGAGATACTCTCAGAAGTGACAAGTTGGAGCTGCAGGTGAAACATGGGTTAACCCACCAGATTCATACTTTCGGATTTGTTTTGTAGTAGTTATACTTCAAAATTCCATTTggttttatatttgtttattgaTTCATGTGTGTTATAATGGTATTGTTATAGATTTTATATTTATGAAGAGTAGTGATTGGTAGGCATATGTGttgtaagtgagaatgaacaAGAGAATTTCTCTCTTCCAGTCAAAAGATATAATCTCTGTAGCGTAACTCGGCAAATGCAAGTTTGACACGGGTCAAAAGTACTAACACCCTGTTTAATAGAGTATCTCTCGATgaattgtgttttgtgtgtttgttgaaTTGGCGTGAATTGTGTGATGTAATGTCGCAGGCAATTGTTCTAAGCTAATGGCTTGATTATTATAATTTATCTACTTTTATATTCATGTAGATTGTTTTTTTAGCGATCCATTTCGTCTGAGTTTGATTTTCTCCAATGTAATAGAAAACATGTAGATCATTTAGTtgtatgttttcaattttataaTGATGTGGTAGCTGTTTTTCATACTacgtatttatatatatatatatatatatatatatatatatatatatcggttctACTTGGCGTGAAACCTGCCGTACTAAGGCAGTCTCACCCACATACTGTAGATCCAACGGTTCATTGGAAACTTTGGAATATTTTTAGGGGAATTGTGAAGTTATTGGATCTCTCTTGCCAAATAAAAGACTGATGGTACCCAAGCTAATATATGCAGAATTACATGTTCCCCTTTTCAAGTTGCTTCATTATATTATTAGAAAAGTTGATTTTAATAGCGGCTACGACAACATCTCCAATTCATCATATATGCAGGAACGCGTGGAAAGAATGATTTGCCAAGgagaagagaaatgagaaatgTGCCAGAATTATGTGATCGAAAAGCACCAATCATAAAAGCGGCAACATCATCATGTGTCTTCTAAAAAGTTATGTACTGCTTACCATGTTAAGACGGCTATAGTATATGtattataaaatttcaaaatgtaTGTACGTCCATGTATAAATGTATATACTGTATAGTAAGTTGGTGTTTTAAGAGAATGTATAATTTAATGTAGTATTAAGACGTATACAAAAATAAGagtatttttaacaaaatatgtGTGCGTAAGTGTATAATACACATATAAATAACTCTGTAAATTTGCCAACTAGGCTTGTTTACACGAGAATTCAATTAATAAGTTGGTAAGCAGTGGTAAAGCCATGATTTTTACGATAATGAGGTCatgatttcaacaaaaaaaattcactgcACCATTCCGTCGAGCTTCTAGTGGGCACTTCAAAATCACTTACATTTGTCAAAAACTTGTGATGACATTTATCGttcgttgttgttttttttctaGCATCTACATCTGTCAATGTGCGCTTAGGTTAGCAGATTGTCAAGACCTGTCTGCCAAGACTTTTTGAGTGAAATATTACGTCAAACATGTGGTGCCCAccaaaaaggagaagaaagacacgagaattaaagaagaaaattggagaagaagaagcaatAATAGGTTGTAATTCAATGTTGTTCACTCTCTCCTTAGTTGGGGAAGATACATTTATCAACAAATATACGTGGGTTTAGGAAGCTGTTGAGATCATGAACAGCCATTGACTCCAAGATGCCTGTGCTACTGCTGGTAAGTGATGTATATGTTGGAGAAtaattcagaaataaataaaaataacagaaataaacagaacttgaaattataatattttatttaccaaatatacttgatgtgcagaatcaaattatacaataaatacataaactaatataaaatatcaatgatactaacttgatcacagaaaatagaggctagcgtaaaagctatgtccttcgaacagtattttcgtcccactcttgtgcttgtggttctacaacgtctgctcgatcaggatacaactacctaattctacaacccgcactggattatagaactctagcgaattgctttgtgtgtttactctctggaaattttgtacgaaagataaggaggaagaaaagatgattctCTCTTGGATAAtgtgattgcaaatatataggctGTATCTTTTAATAGCTGTGTCTTTGAAAgcacacaactctttctaatagctgtgtcttttaatcaaaatgttttttaattaataaattaattaaaaaaaacttaatccgaaaattaaaattaatgaatctgattaattttaaattccaaggcccaaggcccttgtcttgattaattaacattaattgtatttaggctatattatattcaagcctaatccacacaaccataatgcccaagccttcaatccatttccaaatggtccaagttctaattactaagaaaagggAATAAGTCTATATAAAGGCTTATGAAAAAATACtattgaccaatgtgggacaagaggaTCTCAAACTCCAACAGTATATGGATTGATAATTTCACATTTGTTTGGATGTTGGTTGTAGACCTTATTTTTCACATTATAAGTGATGTTTTAACAACATTTTACACCATAAGGTCGGGATTTGGGTTAAGCCACATAACGGGTCTGTCATAATATTCTGGTATCAAACTCCATATGAAGAACTCAAACTTaaaatctcttacttacaagtaaagagaaatacaattgcaTCATATCAATAGTGGCTGGTATATTAAAAGTACGCTCTCCTTTAGCAATATTATAAAATTGCTACATTTTGCATGAAGGTGCTCTTTGTTCTTTACGGTTTTTGTTTCCACGTGGTTTACTAagtcattatttttttaattctatggGCATGCCCCTGTTATGTGGGTAGGTCCCATCCATAGATTAATTAAGTTCCACTtgacctaaaacaaaaacaaacaaaagatggCATATTATTCTAACTCGATTTTTTCTTCTGCAAACCACATAATACAGAAGAATTGGGCACGTTGTCTGtccaaatttaataaatttgtttGTGGGAAAACATGTTACAAGGATGTGGATTTTCTAGTCTA from Pyrus communis chromosome 9, drPyrComm1.1, whole genome shotgun sequence harbors:
- the LOC137744751 gene encoding sucrose-phosphatase 2-like isoform X1, whose product is MDRLEAPARLMIVSDLDHTMVDHHDTENLSLLRFNSLWEANYRHDSLLVFSTGRSPTLYKELRKEKPMLTPDITIMSVGTEITYGNAMVPDDGWVEVLNKKWDRNVVKEEASKFSELKLQAETEQRPHKVSFYVEKAKAQAVTKVLSEVFERHGLDVKIIYSGGMDLDILPQGAGKGQALAYLLKKFKSEGSSPVNTLVCGDSGNDAELFSIPEVYGVMVSNAQEELLQWHAENAKGNTRIIHATERCAAGIIQAIGHFKLGPSLPPRDIADFSDYKLENPNPGHELVKFFLFYEKWRRAEVENSEIYLASMKADCSPSGTFVHPSGVEHSLSDSINALRNCYGDKQGKQFQVWVDGVLATHVGSNTWLVKFDKWELSGEERYATKGTAVISSKGSGVSDGFTWIRVHQTWYKGYEAKDDSTWFF
- the LOC137744751 gene encoding sucrose-phosphatase 2-like isoform X2, with amino-acid sequence MDRLEAPARLMIVSDLDHTMVDHHDTENLSLLRFNSLWEANYRHDSLLVFSTGRSPTLYKELRKEKPMLTPDITIMSVGTEITYGNAMVPDDGWVEVLNKKWDRNVVKEEASKFSELKLQAETEQRPHKVSFYVEKAKAQAVTKVLSEVFERHGLDVKIIYSGGMDLDILPQGAGKGQALAYLLKKFKSEGSSPVNTLVCGDSGNDAELFSIPEVYGVMVSNAQEELLQWHAENAKGNTRIIHATERCAAGIIQAIGHFKLGPSLPPRDIADFSDYKLENPNPGHELVKFFLFYEKWRRAEVENSEIYLSPSGTFVHPSGVEHSLSDSINALRNCYGDKQGKQFQVWVDGVLATHVGSNTWLVKFDKWELSGEERYATKGTAVISSKGSGVSDGFTWIRVHQTWYKGYEAKDDSTWFF